The segment GGGATCGAACGCGAAGAAGCTTATCGCAAGGTTGCGTTGAAACGTCTGAGCAAGGTGCGCAAGTTTGACCGCGAAGCGCTGCAAACCACGACATCGAAACGCGCAGAGCCACGTGTGCCCTTTGGCCAGCTTGTGGAACGGGGCATGCTGCGTCCGGGCGAAGAGCTGTATTCCCTGAACGGGCGTCACAAAGCGAAGGTCCGTGCAGACGGCACGCTGATCGGTTCTGACGTCAAAGGATCAATCCATCAGGTTGGTGCCGCTTATGAAAAAGCGCCAAGCTGCAACGGATGGACCTACTGGTGTTTCAAGAAGGACGGCAAACGTGTGCCGATTGACCTTCTGCGCCAGCAGATACGGGCCGAAATGGCCAACTGAGAATTGTCGTTTCCGGTAAGCGTTATGCAAAACCTGTCTTGTCGGCCTGTTTGGCCGCACGGGCCCGCCAAGGATGACTTGGTCATGGGAAAACCGGAAACACTTTAGAACACCGCCGGTGCCTGCGGCCTTCCTCATGAAGGTTGCCTAGAATGGCACTCACCTTAGCCCCGCCCTTGTGGCGGGGCCTTTTTTTGTTCTGACTGGGGAAAGGGCAGGTCGCGCGGGGGCCGTTCAGCACTGTTGTTGACCCCTAAAGTCCACCTTTAATTCAGCAGTTTTTCCTTTTTCCCCTCCAGCACCGCATGAACATAACGGCCGTCGAATTCTGTTTTGCTCAACACATAAGCCACGCCGGCAGTGGATGCCTTTTCCCACATAAAGGGCGAAGGCCAGTCACTGACGATGATCACCGGAATCTCCGCAAAATTCGGGTCATGGGCCAGCTCCAGCGCAAAGTCGGCCCCCAACCCGTCAGGCAGGTTGTTGTCGAGCAGGATTAAAGACACCGGCCCTTTTTCCATCGCGCGCCGCGCTGATTTCAATGTTGCAGCCACCTCGATATGGAACGGATGGCGTGACTTGTTCATAACCCGAGTAAGTTTTCGGCGGTCGAATTCGCTGTCTTCAATGATGAGACAGGTTTGGTGGAGTCGGTACTTTGAGAGCTGCGTAATGTTCGATTGCATGACAGGACCCCTTTCAAGATGTTGAATAAGGGGTGCCACGGAAGCATTAAGATTAGATGAGCGTCAGCGCGGCATCGGTGTCTGGCGCGCGTTGTATGCGCCCCAATCGGAAATCTCGGGGTAATACATACGGCGCCATTGGCGCACACGTGGGTTCATGATGCGCCGCCACAGCGGGGGGATCATCGCGGCCATCGTCATGACGGGATAGCCAAAGGGCAGTTGCGGCGCCTCATCCGCATCATAGTTTTGCAACACCGGAAAACGGCGGTCGGGTTTATAGTGGTGATCCGAATGGCGTTGCAGGTTGATCAACAGCCAGTTCGACGCCTTATGTGCGGCGTTCCACGAATGATGTGGTTTGACGTGTTCATATTTACCCCCGCCTAGATGTTTGCGGGTCAGCCCGTAGTGTTCGATGTAGTTGACCAGCTCAAGCTGCCAGATCGCAACACCCGCCTGCAGCAGAAACAACAACACGCCAGCCCAACCGCCAAGCAGCACCGCAAGGGCGAGAAAGCCGGTTTGCAGGCCCCAGTATTTCCAGAAAGGGTTGCCAAAATCGTGCCAGGGTAGGTGTTTGCGGGCCAGCATATCGGCCTCGGCCTTGAAGGCAGAATGAAACGACTGGCGCAGCACGCGGGGATAAAACCGGTGGAAACCTTCGTTATAGCGCGCCGTCACCGGATCGCGCGGTGTGGCGACATAGCGGTGATGCACCAGCAGATGTTCGGAGCGGAAGTGCGAATAAAGCACCATCGCCAGCAACACATCTGCCAGAAAACGTTCAAGCCGGTTCTTCTGGTGCATCAATTCATGGCTATAGTTAATACCGATGGTACCTGTGATCACGCCCACACCAAAGAACAACGCAACCCGTTCGAACACCCCCAGATGATCGGCCTGCGGCACATACCAGATCAGGCCGAATACCGTGAGGAATTGAGCGGGCACCCAGATCAGTGTGATCAGTCGATACCAGTAAAGATCGTCGTCGGTTGCTTCAAGATCGGCGTTATCAAGGTTCAGCCCCAGCACCGCGTCCAATAGAGAAAACAGAAACCACGTGACCAATGGCAGCAAGGCGATGGTCCAGCCGCCGAAAAATGCACAGAACCATGCCAGCGGGATCAACCCGAGCGACATCCAGAACGGCAAGGCCCGCGACAGGCGCCGCATTTCGTTGCGGGGAATGTCGGGGTATTGGTTTGTCATGGGCAATGACCTTTGAAGGCGCACGGTGACCTGCGTATACCGCAGATTGCTAGGGGTTCAAAGTGGCGACATTCGGTCAGCTCTGCGACAAATCGAACGCTTTTCGCATAACAGTCGGTAAGTCAGATGGACGGAACTGGTCGGGTGTGACAAAGTCACCGGCGGTATCTTGTGGCACCATCGCGTGTTTTACTGTCAGGATCAGATGGAAATGCGTAAAGGTATGGCGCACCTCGCCCGCAAGGGTCTGCCAATCCGTATCAAGTGGTGGGGTGCCGTGCGGCAAGGGTTCGCTGGTGTCCACCCACGGCGAACCGGGCCAGCCTAGCATCCCGCCCAGCAGCCCTTTCTCGGGCCGTGTTTCCAATAACCACGCACCATCAGCGCGCTGGGCCAGATAAACGGTGCCGTGGCGCACTGGTTTGGGCTTCTTTGGCGTCTTTTTCGGCAGTTCGCCTTGGGTTCCTGCCGCCCGTGCGGCACAGGGATCGCGCCAAGGGCAAATGCCGCAGGCGGGTGATTTTGGCGAACAGATCGTCGCGCCCAGATCCATCACCGCTTGTGCATAATCGCCGGGCCTGTCGGACGGCGTTAGGGCATCCGCGCGCGCCATCAGTTCCGGTTTGGCTGCGGGCAAAGGGATGTGAATGTCGTAAAGACGCGCCATCACCCGTTCGACATTGCCGTCCAGCACCGTATGGCGCAGATCAAAGGCAATCGACGATACTGCCGCCGCCGTATAGGGCCCGATGCCAGGCAGTTTCAGCAAGGCCGCGTGATCCGCAGGAAACACGCCATTGTGTTCGTCCACCACCGCGCGGGCACATTTCAGCAGGTTGCGCGCGCGCGCATAATAGCCAAGACCGGCCCATTCCCCCATCACATCCGCATCCTGCGCTGCCGCCAGATCCCGCACCGTGGGCCAGCGCGCGACAAACCGTTGGAAATAGTCGCGCACGGTCACAACAGTGGTCTGTTGCAGCATGATTTCGCTCATCCAGATTCGGTAAGGATCGGGGGAAACCCCCGCCTTGCGCTGCCCCGGCCCCACGCGCCATGGCATATCGCGGGCGTGCACGTCGTACCAATCAAGTAAAACACGGGGCAGGGCGTCGGTATCAGGCATATCACGCAATATTTATGGCTTCCGTCGCTTGCATTGGTTGGTGCTGGAGGGCTGAGAGACTATTGTATAGATAGCACCCAAAGGGAACATTACCATGCCGCCACGGCGCACGAGTACAAAAGGGTTCAAACGCACCGACAGCTTGCTGTCGGGACAGATCCGGCGTGCGTCCGAAACGCGTGGTTTTGCGCAGTCCCGGCTGTTGACCCAATGGAATGAAATCGCAGGACAGGATATTGCCGCCATCGCCCGACCGGTCGAGATCGGGTACAGCCGTGGCGGCATGGGCGCGACGCTGACCTTGCTGACCAACGGGGCAAATGCGCCGATGCTCGAGATGCAAAAGGAACAGCTGCGCGCCAAGGTAAACGCGGTTTACGGCTATAACGCCATT is part of the Sulfitobacter geojensis genome and harbors:
- the mutY gene encoding A/G-specific adenine glycosylase; protein product: MPDTDALPRVLLDWYDVHARDMPWRVGPGQRKAGVSPDPYRIWMSEIMLQQTTVVTVRDYFQRFVARWPTVRDLAAAQDADVMGEWAGLGYYARARNLLKCARAVVDEHNGVFPADHAALLKLPGIGPYTAAAVSSIAFDLRHTVLDGNVERVMARLYDIHIPLPAAKPELMARADALTPSDRPGDYAQAVMDLGATICSPKSPACGICPWRDPCAARAAGTQGELPKKTPKKPKPVRHGTVYLAQRADGAWLLETRPEKGLLGGMLGWPGSPWVDTSEPLPHGTPPLDTDWQTLAGEVRHTFTHFHLILTVKHAMVPQDTAGDFVTPDQFRPSDLPTVMRKAFDLSQS
- a CDS encoding response regulator, producing MQSNITQLSKYRLHQTCLIIEDSEFDRRKLTRVMNKSRHPFHIEVAATLKSARRAMEKGPVSLILLDNNLPDGLGADFALELAHDPNFAEIPVIIVSDWPSPFMWEKASTAGVAYVLSKTEFDGRYVHAVLEGKKEKLLN
- a CDS encoding DUF721 domain-containing protein; this translates as MPPRRTSTKGFKRTDSLLSGQIRRASETRGFAQSRLLTQWNEIAGQDIAAIARPVEIGYSRGGMGATLTLLTNGANAPMLEMQKEQLRAKVNAVYGYNAIARVRITQTAATGFADGKVAFDHKKPEAKPAADPALRQLAAAAAQPVSDDGLRDALARLGENILNKTNR
- a CDS encoding alkane 1-monooxygenase; the protein is MTNQYPDIPRNEMRRLSRALPFWMSLGLIPLAWFCAFFGGWTIALLPLVTWFLFSLLDAVLGLNLDNADLEATDDDLYWYRLITLIWVPAQFLTVFGLIWYVPQADHLGVFERVALFFGVGVITGTIGINYSHELMHQKNRLERFLADVLLAMVLYSHFRSEHLLVHHRYVATPRDPVTARYNEGFHRFYPRVLRQSFHSAFKAEADMLARKHLPWHDFGNPFWKYWGLQTGFLALAVLLGGWAGVLLFLLQAGVAIWQLELVNYIEHYGLTRKHLGGGKYEHVKPHHSWNAAHKASNWLLINLQRHSDHHYKPDRRFPVLQNYDADEAPQLPFGYPVMTMAAMIPPLWRRIMNPRVRQWRRMYYPEISDWGAYNARQTPMPR